One region of Rubinisphaera margarita genomic DNA includes:
- a CDS encoding penicillin-binding protein activator LpoB, translating to MDRRSFLVHAAISGSLFSLVGCKGRQVAHVLDGDDQDMVGSHTAGAETWQPLIDESVGKLLGRQSMAIQTVAHQGPGGLPPVCKHVCFLGVENKSVEEIGDFKEQIYERIDSMVNESGTFRMISRRFVEAGLREAHVAPGDLFVPNNQRQFAAVMEQMQQPFDYLLFAKITSGTTQKNKNYQRDYVLTLELVNVYDGSYDKESATIRKGYHKSVLGKITNY from the coding sequence ATGGATCGACGCTCCTTTCTCGTCCACGCTGCCATTTCCGGTTCGCTCTTCTCCCTGGTCGGCTGCAAAGGCCGGCAGGTAGCCCATGTGCTCGACGGAGACGATCAGGACATGGTCGGCAGCCACACCGCTGGAGCCGAAACCTGGCAGCCGCTGATCGACGAATCAGTTGGCAAACTGCTCGGCCGCCAGTCGATGGCCATTCAGACGGTTGCTCATCAGGGCCCGGGCGGGCTGCCGCCCGTCTGCAAGCACGTCTGCTTCCTCGGCGTCGAAAACAAGAGCGTCGAAGAGATTGGCGACTTTAAGGAGCAGATCTACGAGCGGATCGACTCGATGGTGAACGAGTCCGGCACGTTCCGAATGATCAGCCGCCGCTTCGTGGAAGCCGGTTTGCGGGAAGCCCATGTCGCTCCCGGCGATCTGTTCGTCCCCAACAATCAGCGTCAGTTCGCAGCCGTGATGGAACAAATGCAGCAGCCGTTCGATTATCTGCTGTTCGCCAAGATCACGTCGGGCACCACGCAGAAGAACAAGAACTACCAACGTGATTACGTGCTGACGCTCGAACTGGTCAACGTCTACGACGGCTCCTACGACAAGGAATCGGCGACGATCCGCAAGGGCTATCACAAGTCAGTTCTCGGCAAGATCACGAACTACTAA
- a CDS encoding COG3014 family protein → MAGKLFANLKRGQSTIGPRKWVSMLLLSLCAFTVGCSTHADRARMIRTSFYSGNIPAALTETDLEKHAKGHDANVIKLDRAMVELTSGRPAEAEKLLRDVRDRFDQLEGKSVTDKAKSLLTDDRQLNYAGEEYERILIRVMLAVSNLMHDGGDVSAYGLQISSKQQQFLQMSKPNPAKPEEQVKDYTPLTKQLAIGSYLRAAVLESSPLDYDDVTRCRVQVANWQPNFRDAKIDLARAESGQHSPPDHGVVYVLAMVGEGPYKEERAEMATTVSLLVADRILSAIGKYDLPPNIAPVKVPIVVRPPQLVDVIDVSTTGRSLGNTATIMNVSELAVEQNKLEMNDIIARAVVRRIVKKGAVYAAKDGLNVESSPELNLLLTLAGIAWEATERADTRCWSVLPDRIQVLRVELPVGQQELVLTPKMMSGRPGQPVRIQANVENGRSTFVLANFPKDRVVGEVQLKTYR, encoded by the coding sequence ATGGCTGGCAAGTTGTTTGCTAACCTGAAACGAGGTCAAAGCACGATCGGTCCACGGAAGTGGGTCTCGATGCTCCTGCTCAGTCTCTGCGCGTTCACGGTCGGCTGCTCGACTCATGCCGATCGTGCCCGGATGATTCGGACCTCATTCTATTCCGGGAACATTCCAGCCGCTCTGACCGAAACCGATCTGGAAAAGCATGCCAAAGGGCATGACGCCAACGTCATCAAGCTCGACCGGGCCATGGTGGAGTTGACCTCCGGCCGGCCGGCGGAAGCGGAGAAGCTTCTGCGAGATGTCCGCGATCGGTTTGATCAGCTGGAAGGCAAGTCGGTCACCGACAAAGCGAAGTCGCTGCTCACCGATGACCGACAGCTGAATTACGCCGGCGAGGAATACGAACGGATTCTGATTCGTGTCATGCTGGCCGTGTCGAATCTGATGCACGACGGAGGCGACGTCTCTGCTTACGGACTGCAGATTTCGAGTAAGCAGCAGCAGTTTCTGCAGATGTCGAAACCCAATCCCGCCAAGCCGGAAGAGCAGGTCAAGGATTACACGCCGCTAACGAAACAGCTGGCGATCGGCTCTTATCTTCGTGCAGCTGTCCTCGAAAGTTCCCCGCTCGATTACGACGATGTGACCCGTTGTCGCGTTCAGGTCGCCAACTGGCAACCGAATTTCCGCGATGCGAAGATCGACCTTGCCCGAGCTGAATCTGGACAGCATTCTCCGCCGGATCATGGCGTCGTCTACGTGCTCGCCATGGTCGGAGAAGGACCCTACAAGGAAGAACGGGCCGAGATGGCGACAACGGTTTCGCTGCTCGTCGCCGACCGGATTCTCTCTGCGATCGGAAAGTACGATCTGCCGCCGAACATCGCCCCGGTCAAAGTGCCCATTGTCGTGCGGCCGCCGCAACTGGTTGATGTCATCGATGTCTCGACGACCGGACGCAGTCTGGGCAACACGGCTACGATCATGAATGTCTCCGAGCTGGCCGTCGAACAGAACAAGCTCGAAATGAACGACATCATCGCACGAGCCGTCGTCCGACGCATTGTCAAAAAGGGCGCGGTCTACGCGGCGAAAGACGGCCTGAATGTAGAATCGAGTCCCGAGCTGAACCTGCTGCTCACACTGGCCGGGATTGCCTGGGAAGCGACCGAGCGAGCCGATACCCGCTGCTGGTCGGTGCTGCCGGACCGGATTCAAGTGCTTCGTGTCGAACTTCCGGTTGGACAGCAGGAACTTGTGCTGACGCCGAAAATGATGTCCGGCCGCCCGGGGCAACCAGTGCGAATTCAGGCCAACGTTGAGAATGGTCGCTCGACGTTCGTGCTGGCCAACTTCCCGAAAGATCGTGTCGTCGGCGAAGTGCAGCTGAAGACCTATCGCTGA
- the larE gene encoding ATP-dependent sacrificial sulfur transferase LarE, producing MSVRTVEQKRDELLQILRDYGRVGVAFSGGVDSTVVAKAAAVAAPGNATALIADSPSVPRGTVEEARDIAELIGIPLVVLKTTEFEKDQYRANVGDRCFYCKDTLYSTITAHRAAALQQQGLNLDVIVNGTNIDDLGDYRPGLRAAAQHDVRSPLVEASLNKADVRELAAHWELPVWNKPASPCLSSRIAHGLEVTVERVRRVDEAERFLKTRFGLFELRVRHEFNELARIEVPREAIERLSTTEARDEIVQQFEALGFRYVTIDLAGFRSGSMNAVLPLNVLEDQRQVGSIP from the coding sequence ATGAGTGTCCGGACAGTTGAGCAGAAGCGGGACGAGCTACTGCAGATTCTTCGCGATTACGGACGCGTCGGCGTCGCCTTTTCCGGCGGAGTCGACAGCACCGTCGTGGCGAAAGCCGCCGCCGTCGCCGCTCCCGGAAACGCCACAGCACTGATCGCCGACAGCCCATCGGTTCCGCGAGGCACTGTGGAAGAAGCACGCGACATTGCGGAACTGATCGGCATTCCGCTCGTGGTTCTGAAAACGACGGAGTTCGAGAAGGACCAGTATCGCGCCAACGTCGGAGACCGTTGCTTCTATTGTAAAGACACGCTTTATTCGACTATCACCGCTCACCGTGCCGCGGCTCTTCAGCAGCAGGGCCTGAACCTTGATGTGATTGTGAACGGCACCAACATCGACGATCTCGGCGACTATCGACCGGGGCTCAGGGCGGCTGCCCAGCACGACGTTCGCAGTCCGCTCGTCGAAGCGAGTTTGAACAAAGCCGATGTCCGCGAGCTGGCTGCTCATTGGGAGTTGCCGGTCTGGAACAAGCCCGCGTCCCCCTGCCTTTCGAGCCGAATTGCACATGGCCTCGAAGTGACCGTCGAACGGGTTCGTCGCGTCGACGAAGCGGAGCGGTTCCTCAAGACACGCTTTGGTCTGTTCGAACTGCGAGTCCGCCATGAGTTCAATGAGCTGGCCCGGATCGAAGTTCCCCGCGAGGCCATCGAGCGGCTCTCAACGACGGAAGCTCGGGACGAAATCGTTCAGCAGTTCGAGGCACTCGGCTTCCGCTATGTGACAATCGATCTGGCGGGCTTCCGCTCCGGCTCCATGAATGCCGTGCTGCCGCTCAACGTGCTTGAAGATCAGCGGCAGGTCGGATCAATCCCCTGA
- a CDS encoding c-type cytochrome domain-containing protein: protein MLLVDTSDLQAQLTTEHRRTLTELRRDVSRVSSLIRRKDYDEAEAALSEAEQALQKVASEAGLEEDDRALASIQRTIEIQRKNLARATGDGEPGNAGVSFSKDVAPILAENCVGCHDDGAAGGLRLDTFAGMRRGGRSGILLVPGSANRSLLALKLIANPPARMPKNGNPLGQQEIETIAAWITQGAKFDGKDQNTTMSDLATGADDKKMTEIKVAKPDGTETVSFTKDIAPMLVTFCHGCHSGANPNSGFSVETFEKILIGGDSGEVLIPGNLEDSRLFRLTGGLENPRMPQGQARITRKNYEDLKAWISEGIKFDGNDPKQPLLEMVPSASDERRMQLANMTPQEFEKHRREQGDSHWRRTLSSANPASVTNDDLLVMGNVEPQRLQTVLDWAEQMRSGLKSKLALAEEPKWKGRLAIYVFKDRYDYEEFNRSIENRQATDLMFGHARVTASYDMAYVAVLDTGDVSSATTPSLKWTLSKGMISAALQRGSTTRMDWLTEGTGWALADSELRNAEFERALIVSAARAIKGVNRPDDLFKAGTFSPEVTEHVGLVTVRLLMSRGSGEQLKRFSEALLSGRTIEEACRIYNTTPEDLGRAVAASLN, encoded by the coding sequence ATGCTGTTGGTTGACACTTCGGACCTGCAGGCTCAACTGACGACGGAACATCGTCGCACACTGACTGAACTCCGTCGCGACGTTTCCCGAGTCTCTTCGCTGATCCGCCGGAAGGATTACGATGAGGCCGAGGCTGCCCTCAGTGAAGCGGAACAAGCCCTGCAGAAAGTCGCCAGTGAAGCCGGCCTGGAAGAGGATGATCGAGCTCTTGCGTCAATCCAGCGAACGATTGAAATTCAACGAAAGAATCTGGCACGAGCCACCGGCGACGGGGAGCCGGGCAACGCCGGAGTAAGCTTCTCCAAAGATGTCGCCCCGATTCTGGCTGAGAATTGTGTCGGCTGCCACGATGACGGTGCGGCCGGCGGATTGCGGCTCGATACATTTGCTGGAATGCGGCGAGGGGGGCGCAGCGGCATCCTGCTCGTGCCCGGTTCCGCAAACCGAAGTCTGCTCGCCCTGAAGTTAATCGCCAATCCCCCCGCTCGCATGCCCAAGAATGGCAATCCACTGGGGCAGCAGGAGATTGAAACGATCGCTGCCTGGATCACCCAGGGAGCCAAGTTCGACGGGAAAGATCAGAACACGACCATGTCGGATCTGGCAACGGGAGCCGACGACAAGAAAATGACAGAGATCAAAGTGGCCAAGCCGGATGGCACCGAAACCGTCTCGTTCACGAAAGATATCGCTCCCATGCTCGTGACCTTCTGTCACGGCTGCCACAGTGGAGCCAATCCGAACAGCGGGTTTTCTGTCGAGACGTTCGAAAAGATTCTGATCGGCGGCGACAGTGGCGAAGTGCTGATTCCCGGAAACCTGGAAGACAGCCGCCTGTTTCGACTGACCGGCGGACTCGAAAATCCCCGAATGCCGCAGGGGCAGGCCCGCATCACGCGAAAGAACTACGAAGACCTGAAAGCCTGGATCAGTGAAGGCATCAAGTTCGATGGAAACGATCCGAAGCAGCCTCTGCTCGAAATGGTTCCCTCGGCCAGCGACGAACGTCGGATGCAGCTGGCGAATATGACGCCGCAGGAATTCGAGAAGCACCGTCGCGAACAGGGCGATTCGCACTGGCGACGGACGCTGTCGTCTGCCAACCCGGCTTCGGTTACGAACGACGATCTGCTCGTGATGGGGAACGTCGAGCCTCAACGGTTGCAGACCGTCCTCGACTGGGCCGAGCAGATGCGCTCCGGTCTGAAATCGAAGCTTGCTCTTGCCGAGGAACCCAAATGGAAAGGGCGACTGGCGATCTACGTCTTCAAGGATCGTTACGACTACGAAGAGTTCAACCGCTCGATTGAGAACCGCCAGGCGACGGACCTGATGTTTGGTCATGCCCGCGTGACGGCGAGTTACGATATGGCTTATGTCGCGGTGCTCGACACCGGCGATGTTTCCTCGGCGACGACACCGTCTCTCAAGTGGACCCTGTCCAAAGGAATGATCTCGGCTGCCCTGCAGCGTGGTTCGACAACCCGGATGGACTGGCTGACCGAAGGGACCGGCTGGGCACTGGCTGATTCCGAGCTTCGCAATGCCGAGTTCGAACGAGCGCTCATTGTTTCGGCGGCCCGAGCCATTAAAGGCGTGAACCGACCCGACGACCTGTTCAAAGCCGGCACGTTTTCGCCCGAAGTGACCGAGCACGTTGGACTGGTGACGGTGCGGCTGCTAATGAGCAGAGGATCGGGAGAGCAGCTCAAACGGTTCTCCGAAGCTCTGCTGTCGGGCCGCACTATCGAGGAAGCCTGCCGGATCTATAATACGACGCCGGAAGATTTGGGGCGGGCGGTCGCGGCGAGTTTGAACTGA
- the thiO gene encoding glycine oxidase ThiO — MTTSDVIIVGGGVIGLATALELAEQGCTVTVVDRQAVGRESSWAGAGMIPPGEIHLASPGYRQLAIASSALWPEFSARVHELTGIDDEYHNCGAVILPPADDPAAIGDEIADWHTQQIETQLLEGDQLRQTSSRFFKGLDRAYLLPGQAQVRNPRHLKALIAGCRKLGVQIREDESIERMTVQGNRLVSVSSEHEEFSGDRFLITAGAWSGFFGELLNVTLPVAPVRGQLVMVQLPEPFPFIVEQGKRYLVPRLDGRLLIGSTESLVGFDRTVEPDTIEVLQEFAASILPEVERLPVERSWCGFRPAATDRLPVLGQAPGIENVIIGTGHYRAGLSLCPVTARILSDLALGRDVEFDLHDFRPERFAEPVAEHV, encoded by the coding sequence ATGACGACAAGTGATGTCATCATTGTCGGGGGCGGAGTCATTGGACTGGCCACCGCACTGGAACTGGCCGAGCAGGGATGTACGGTAACGGTCGTGGATCGACAGGCCGTTGGCCGTGAATCGTCCTGGGCCGGCGCCGGCATGATTCCCCCAGGAGAGATCCATCTGGCCAGTCCGGGGTATCGTCAGCTCGCCATCGCGAGTTCGGCTCTCTGGCCCGAGTTTTCTGCCCGTGTGCACGAACTGACCGGCATCGACGATGAATACCACAACTGTGGAGCGGTGATTCTTCCGCCTGCCGATGATCCCGCAGCGATTGGCGACGAGATCGCAGACTGGCACACTCAGCAGATCGAAACGCAATTGCTGGAGGGTGATCAACTCCGTCAGACGAGTTCGCGGTTCTTCAAAGGGCTGGACAGGGCCTATCTGCTGCCGGGACAGGCGCAGGTTCGCAATCCCCGTCATCTCAAAGCGTTGATTGCCGGTTGCCGAAAACTCGGCGTGCAGATCCGCGAAGATGAGTCGATCGAACGGATGACGGTTCAGGGGAACCGACTGGTCTCGGTCAGCTCTGAACACGAAGAATTCTCGGGCGATCGGTTTCTCATCACGGCTGGAGCCTGGTCGGGCTTCTTCGGGGAGCTGCTGAACGTCACGCTGCCCGTCGCACCGGTCCGTGGTCAACTGGTTATGGTGCAGTTGCCGGAACCATTTCCGTTCATCGTCGAGCAGGGCAAACGATACCTCGTGCCCCGGCTGGATGGTCGCCTGCTGATTGGCTCGACCGAATCGCTGGTTGGGTTCGATCGCACCGTGGAGCCCGATACGATCGAGGTTCTGCAGGAGTTTGCCGCGAGCATTCTTCCGGAGGTTGAGCGGCTCCCGGTGGAACGGTCCTGGTGCGGGTTTCGGCCCGCTGCGACCGACCGTTTGCCTGTTCTCGGCCAGGCTCCCGGAATCGAGAACGTCATCATCGGGACGGGCCATTATCGGGCAGGACTTTCCCTTTGTCCTGTGACCGCCCGAATTCTCAGCGATCTAGCCCTGGGACGGGACGTGGAATTCGATCTCCATGACTTCCGTCCGGAACGTTTCGCCGAGCCTGTTGCTGAACACGTCTAG
- a CDS encoding radical SAM protein gives MCAMTRETPHVALDSLDVLWFQVAGTICNLTCRHCFISCSPTNKTFGFLALETVENALKESVSYGVKEYYFTGGEPFLNPALVPMLERTLQFGPVTVLTNGTVLKEEWLKRLRAAVENSTYSLEFRVSIDGPDAERNDPIRGDRTFERALQGIRKLCEFGFLPIITMTQTWEDDENEEVLAKFRQVLREVGHARPRLKILPRIRIGAEAERTCGYGELERITPEMMEGFDQSQLLCSYSRVVTDRGVAVCPILLDSPEALLGATLGESTEAFPLAHGACYTCYQFGSICTNPSTKRQGHG, from the coding sequence ATGTGCGCAATGACTCGCGAAACGCCGCATGTCGCTCTCGATTCCCTCGATGTTCTCTGGTTTCAGGTGGCCGGGACGATCTGCAATCTGACTTGCCGTCACTGCTTCATCAGCTGCAGCCCGACTAACAAGACCTTCGGGTTTCTCGCTCTGGAAACCGTCGAGAATGCTCTCAAAGAGTCGGTTTCCTACGGTGTGAAGGAATACTACTTCACCGGCGGCGAACCGTTCCTGAATCCAGCCCTGGTGCCGATGCTCGAACGAACACTCCAGTTCGGACCCGTCACCGTGCTGACCAATGGCACTGTTCTCAAGGAGGAATGGCTGAAGCGACTGAGAGCAGCCGTGGAGAACTCGACCTACAGTCTCGAGTTTCGAGTGTCGATCGATGGGCCGGATGCGGAACGGAACGATCCGATTCGCGGCGACCGCACGTTTGAACGGGCGTTGCAGGGAATTCGCAAACTTTGCGAATTCGGATTCCTTCCCATCATCACGATGACCCAGACGTGGGAAGACGATGAGAACGAAGAGGTGCTCGCCAAGTTCCGGCAGGTGCTTCGCGAGGTCGGACATGCGCGCCCACGACTCAAGATTCTTCCACGGATTCGAATCGGTGCAGAAGCCGAACGGACGTGTGGCTACGGCGAGTTGGAACGGATTACGCCGGAGATGATGGAAGGCTTCGATCAGAGTCAACTGCTGTGCAGTTACAGTCGCGTCGTGACCGATCGGGGGGTAGCCGTCTGCCCGATTCTGCTCGATTCCCCGGAGGCTCTGCTGGGGGCGACTCTGGGGGAGTCGACCGAAGCATTTCCGTTGGCCCATGGGGCCTGTTACACGTGCTATCAGTTCGGATCGATCTGCACGAATCCCTCCACGAAGCGTCAGGGGCACGGCTGA
- a CDS encoding DUF1559 domain-containing protein: MRISPRRFRLRDGFTLIELLVVIAIIAVLVALLLPAVQQAREAARRSSCKNNLKQIGVALHNYHDTFSVLPPGYIVRNIAPSAMASMETAQNGPGFAWGTMLLPMLEQSALYDNMNFDLNSNQSPNVDNGRQSIATFLCPSDPAPLTFTVNDGTSDLELASANYVGVMGYGSVSMAPGSPMGKGPFYRNSSTRFRDITDGTSQSMLVGERRAEHDFIQGMNAVDSNSTWYAAVPNVERPAGMMSMPMMTEWQGSLVLGHVGQPAMTTPMSMPAMFHTPNTTNHIVNFSSPHQGGMQFVMADGSVHFLSENVYFDTYRSLGTIDDGEVLGEF, from the coding sequence ATGAGGATTTCCCCTCGTCGATTCCGTCTGCGCGACGGCTTTACATTGATCGAGTTGCTCGTCGTCATCGCCATCATTGCCGTGCTGGTCGCTCTCCTGTTGCCAGCCGTCCAACAGGCTCGCGAGGCGGCCCGACGATCCAGCTGCAAGAACAATCTCAAGCAGATTGGTGTGGCTCTGCATAACTATCACGACACGTTCTCGGTTCTGCCGCCCGGTTACATCGTCCGCAACATTGCTCCTTCCGCAATGGCGAGCATGGAGACGGCTCAGAACGGCCCCGGCTTCGCCTGGGGGACGATGCTGCTTCCCATGCTCGAACAGTCCGCTCTGTACGACAACATGAACTTCGACCTGAACTCCAATCAGTCGCCGAACGTCGACAATGGTCGTCAGTCGATCGCGACATTCCTCTGCCCTTCTGATCCGGCTCCGCTGACATTCACTGTCAACGATGGCACGAGCGATCTCGAACTCGCTTCAGCCAACTATGTCGGCGTGATGGGTTACGGCAGCGTGTCGATGGCTCCTGGAAGCCCGATGGGAAAGGGGCCGTTCTACCGCAACAGCAGCACACGCTTTCGAGACATTACCGACGGCACCAGTCAGTCGATGCTCGTTGGCGAACGCCGAGCGGAACATGACTTCATTCAGGGCATGAACGCGGTCGATTCCAACTCGACGTGGTACGCGGCTGTGCCTAACGTGGAACGCCCGGCCGGGATGATGTCGATGCCGATGATGACCGAATGGCAGGGCTCGCTGGTTCTTGGACATGTCGGGCAGCCGGCGATGACGACTCCAATGTCGATGCCGGCGATGTTTCACACGCCCAACACCACAAACCACATCGTGAACTTCTCCAGCCCTCACCAGGGAGGGATGCAATTCGTGATGGCCGATGGCTCCGTGCACTTCCTCAGCGAGAATGTCTACTTCGATACGTACCGCTCGCTGGGTACGATCGACGACGGCGAAGTCCTCGGCGAGTTCTAG
- a CDS encoding metallophosphoesterase family protein, with product MASQDGESNREVFALFGGIYSNAPALESAIQDALDHGATRFYCLGDLGAFGPYPDRVFPLLHEYSIQTVQGNYDDSIGNGLNDCQCGYTDPRDNHFAQISYDYTLRKTSDHNREWLRGLPKEIRFECAGLQFLLCHGSPRRTNEFLWESTTSTAFLNRLADVHEADVILATHTGLHWQRELSDGRLFVNVGVLGRPANDGQCCVWYTLLTVEWNSSTAPQLTVEFRPVSYDHERLAIEMRSEGLPEEFVQTILTGWWTTCMEVLPVKERLRGKF from the coding sequence ATGGCATCGCAGGATGGTGAGTCGAACCGTGAAGTGTTCGCATTGTTCGGAGGCATCTACAGTAATGCTCCGGCATTGGAGTCCGCCATTCAGGATGCACTGGATCACGGAGCCACGCGGTTCTACTGCCTTGGTGATCTCGGTGCCTTTGGCCCGTATCCGGACCGTGTTTTTCCGCTTCTCCATGAGTACAGCATTCAAACGGTGCAGGGAAACTACGACGACAGCATCGGTAACGGGTTGAACGACTGCCAGTGCGGCTACACCGATCCACGCGACAATCATTTCGCCCAGATCAGCTACGATTACACGTTGAGAAAAACCAGCGACCATAACCGGGAATGGCTGAGAGGCCTTCCGAAGGAGATTCGCTTCGAATGTGCCGGGTTGCAGTTTCTACTCTGTCATGGCAGCCCAAGGCGGACCAATGAATTCCTCTGGGAGTCTACGACGAGCACGGCGTTTCTCAATCGGCTGGCCGATGTGCACGAAGCCGATGTCATCCTCGCCACGCATACCGGACTTCACTGGCAGCGGGAGTTGAGCGATGGCCGATTATTCGTAAACGTCGGGGTTCTCGGCCGCCCGGCGAACGACGGTCAATGTTGCGTCTGGTACACGCTGTTGACCGTCGAATGGAATTCCAGCACTGCACCACAGTTGACGGTCGAGTTCCGTCCTGTGAGTTACGATCACGAACGCCTGGCCATCGAGATGCGGAGCGAAGGTCTCCCCGAGGAGTTCGTGCAGACGATTCTGACCGGCTGGTGGACCACCTGCATGGAAGTCCTCCCCGTCAAAGAGCGGCTGCGGGGCAAATTCTGA